The genomic region GTTGATCGAGTTGGCCCGGCGCGCCCTGCAGACCGGGGACCTCCCGGACTCCGGGGGGCAGCGGCCGCAGGTCACGGTCACCCTCGACTACGACACCCTGCGGAAGCAGATCGGCACCGCCGACCTCGGCTGGGGCGGCCCGGTCACCCCGGCCACCGCCCGCCGCATCGCCTGCGACGCGCAGCTGATCCCGGTGCTGCTCGGCGGCGCCGGCCAACCGTTGGATGTGGGCCGGGCGAGTCACACCATCCCGGTCGGCATCCGCCGCGCCCTCGTCGCCCGGGACCGGGGGTGTGCGTTCCCCGGCTGCGATCGCCCCGCCGCCTGGTGCGACGGACACCACATCCAGCATTGGGCCGACGGC from Mycobacteriales bacterium harbors:
- a CDS encoding DUF222 domain-containing protein encodes the protein LIELARRALQTGDLPDSGGQRPQVTVTLDYDTLRKQIGTADLGWGGPVTPATARRIACDAQLIPVLLGGAGQPLDVGRASHTIPVGIRRALVARDRGCAFPGCDRPAAWCDGHHIQHWADGGPTALTNLVLLCGHHHRTIHHHGWQARIVDGLPEFLPPPWIDPTQTPRRNRLHHLPAMPDPPDRPDPPPTARRRTPELVTTS